From the Kiloniellales bacterium genome, the window CGCGCCGGTGGCCCCTTGCCGCCAAATAGAGCCATTCGAGGCCGTCGATCGAGACGGATATGGCGGCAAAGTTCTCGCGGCCGGCGTCCGGATCGTCGGCATCGCCGGCGCTGGATGAGGCCTGCGGATTTGCCACGACGGTGCCGGGCATCTCCGCGACGCGGTAGCACGCACGGCTGAAAAGTCGGGTTGCGCGCCATGCCGTGTCTGCGAGTTCGTCGTCCCTGTGCAGGGTCGCCCGTCCATCGGCCCGCAGCTGGACCTTCTTGGACGGGTCATAGAAATGCACGGCAACGCGCGGGTCGGCCGATATCTCGCGGAACTTGGCCGAGCGAGCGTCCGTGTGGAAGCGAAGCCGGTGCTGCATCACGTCGACCGCTCTCAAAACGACGGTTCGTACGGCGGGAAAGCCGTCGTCGCGCCGGGTCGCGAGCGCCGGTGTGTGGAACGGCGATCGGCGGTCCTTCACCCCGCGTCTCAGGAGACGCCAGGCTTCGAGCAGGCTTGCATCGAGATCATCGTAGAAGGGGGGCGCGGGCCGCACCCTCGGAGCTTCCGGTCGGTCTGTGTCCGGGCTCGACTTGATCGGTTCCATCGTTCCAGCACGGGAAATGAGTTCGAACAGTTGCTACGGGTCTCGACTAGCTACGGTTCACTTTCCTGGTGTCTGTCATTACTCGGGAATGCTGATTTCGGTCGAAGGGCGCCCGCCATCGAGAGAAATCCGAAGCGACCGATATTTCGTAGTGATTATCAAATGGCGGTCAGTGGTGACCGTGTGGTGATTTTCAGCCTTGTGGACGAGAAGACATGACTTTCAGCCTGCCCGACCTACCCTATGCTGGTGACGCTCTTGAGCCATACATCTCTGCGAACACGCTCAGCTATCACCACGGCAAGCACCATGCTGCTTATGTCGATAAGCTGAACGCACTCCTGGCTGGCTCACCTCTTGCCGATCGGACCTTGGAGGAGGTGATCGTCGAAGTGAAGGACGATCCCGAACAAGCAGCGATTTTCAACAACGCAGCGCAGGCCTGGAACCACGCCTTCTATTGGAACTGCATGACACCGAACGGCGGGGGCCGTCCTGGCGGCGAGGTCGGCGAGAGGATCGCCAGGGATTTTCATAGCTTCGAGAGCTTTCGCTCAGAGTTCGCGGCCGCGGCGAGCGGACAGTTCGGCAGCGGCTGGGCTTGGCTCGTCTTCGAGCGTGGGCAGCTGCGCATCACGGCGACGTCCAACGCCTTGACGCCCGTGGCGCAGGGCCAGCACGCCCTGCTGACCTGCGACGTCTGGGAGCACGCCTATTATCTTGACTACCAGAACCGGCGCGGCGACTACGTGGAGATGTTCCTGGAGAAGCTCGTGAACTGGCAGTTCGTCGAGCAACAGCTCACGGCGGCGGAAAGCCGGGCGACGGCGGCTTGACGGCCTTTGAACCTTCCGTCCAAGCCTTTCCGCCAGGTTCATCCGATGCACTTGGCGACGACCGGGAGAGGAATATGGGTGTCATTGCGAGCTACCTCGTCGCTGTGAAGGCCTTCATGATTGGCACGGCAATCGGCGCCGGCGCCGTTCTCGTGCAAAAACGGCGCGAAGCAGAAAACGCCCGGAGACAGCGCTGATGCTCTTCCGCCTCTCCCTCAATTTCGCCGCGCATCTCGTGGCCGGGGTCGCCTTTGGTGCGCTTGCCGCCTCTGCCGCCCACGCGCTGCGGACCAGAGATGACGAAAGCGGCACATCGGCCCAGAGCCCCACGGCTGGTCCTGCGCCGAACAACGCCGAAAACAACCGTTGACTCTGCCCGCCTTGCCGCCTGCACCGCCTCAGGTGCTGCCCCGTCCTTGTCCGGATCGGCCTCCGGCTTGATCGGGTCCACTTCGATCAGACACCTTTGCATCTAGCCCGGAGTCCCGCTCCAAGTCATGGCAAGAAGAGCACAATATCCGGCCAAATGGATTGCGTGCACTAGCGCACTTCCCGATCAGACGCATTCGCGTCTGGCCTGGAGTAGTGCGCTAACACGTTGAAACGAGCGCATTACATCCGGCCAGATGGATCGCAAAGCGACTCCATCTGATCGGATAATGCCCTAGTCGACCCAACCCAGCAGGTTACGGATAACCGACCAGCGAGGCGGTTCGGCTTGTTTGGTCTCGCCCTGGATCCAGTAGTTGTAGACCTCGGCGATACCGCCGCTCTGCTTCTCGATCATGAGCCAGGCGTTGAGATTGCGTAGCAGAAGCCGACTGTCCTCTGCGACGATGTAGACGACCGGAACCCGTATGACCGGCCGGGGTATGACCGCGGTGAATTCCGGATAGAGAATGGTCCAAGCCGCCCCCTGCTCGGCGGTGTCCAAAAAGGCGTCGGCCGCCGCTTCATCGGATTCGAAATACCTGGCCTGGGCCTCCGGCGAGGAGAGCCGGACGATCCTGGCCTCCGGCAAGCGGGTCGAAATCCCCCTCGGCAGCTCATGGAACGGGCTGGTCGCGATCAGGACCTCCCCCTGGTCTCTGATCGCTTGCCAAGTCGCGAAGTCCTCGCGCCGATGATCGGGCACAAGGAAGGCCGCCGTGGCCATTTCGAAGGGTATCGTGTCGACCACCGACTCCCTGTCCCTCAGCTCCAGGGGCATGGAGTTGAACACCGCGTCGCAGTAGCCGGTGTCCAGGCGCTGCGGGCCGTCTTCCAGCTGCGCAAGGGGCCGGAACTCCAGGCTCAATCTCAGGCGCTCGGCGAACCTGTGCGCCAGCTCGATGTCGAAGCCGACCAGCTCGCCTTCGGCGTTGAAGTAGGACAGCGGATAGTTGCCGGGCAAGTAGCAGGCCCGCAGCCTGCCGCTTTCGACGATCTGCGCATAAGATCGCGGCCCGGCGTCCTCGGCCGAAGCGACCGGGGCGTCCCTGTAGACCACCGCCGGCTGGGGACGGCGCAGAAGATTGAGGCCCTTGAGCACGTCGTCCTTGGTGTAGGGCACGACGACGACGTGGGTGTAAAAAGCGCGCACCCCGATCAAGGTCGCCGCGATCAGAAAGCCACCGAGGGTCGCTACGCGCAGCAACGGCCAGGGGCGGATACGGGTTATGCCCCGCAGGGCGAAGGTTCCGATCAGGGCGATGCTCGCGTAGTGCATCGCACTCAGGAAGATCGCTATGCGGCCGCCGATCACGTTGATCGACAAAAACACCTGGAAGAGGTCGAGGGGCAGCTCGGCCAGTTCCAGGACGAGGGGGATCGCCAGGATCGCGCCGCCGAACAGGCCGGCGATGCCTGCGAGGATCACCTCGGGGTATTGCTCCGCCGAAACCGGCAATCCGATGTACCAGCCGGCAAAGAGCACAAAGCTCAACGATAGGATGGCCCCGGTGGTCGGGAAGCTGTAGAAGGTCGGGATCAGCACGTCCACCGTCGACTCGACGTCTTCGTCATCTTCGGAGGCGCCGGCCTCGCTTGCCGACTCGGCGATCAGCCGCTTGCAGGCCGCCGCCATGAGCGGCAGCACGACCAGGACGCTGCCGGTCGCGAAGGCCGTGATCATCGGCGTATGAAGCTCCCTGACGACGGTCCCGTAGCGCAGCGGCGTCACGCTGGCGACCAAGGCCGGCAGCACCCAGAGGCCGAGGACCAGCGCCATCGAAAGGAGGACGACGACGTAGACCTGCAGGCGGGCCAGATCTTCGAAGCTCATCGTTCCGGCTGCGCTGGCGATCAGCGCGAAGACGCCCAACGGTGCGAGCTTGGCCACGAAGCCCGTGACCCTCATGAGGGTTTCGGCCAGCGCCGAAAGCGGCTCGAGGATTGTTTCCTTCCGCTGCACGCCGATCATGGCGAGGCCGATCAGGATGCTGAAGACGACGACCGCCGGGACGATCGTATTGGCCAGCGAAAAGAAGGGGTTGGCTGGAATGTAGAGTTGCAGGAAATCCGGCGCCGTTTCCGATTCGATCGAGCTCTTCTGGAAGAAGGAGCGCGACGGCCAGTCCGGAAAGGAGAGCGGGGACAGCACGACCAGGACGATCCCGATGCCCCAAAGCAAGAGAAGGACGCTGCCGCCGCGCAGGGCGAGTTCCTTGACCTCCTCGTAGCTGAGGCGGCCGAGCCCGGTGATCAGCGCCACGACGATGTAGGGAACGACCGTGACCTGCAGCAGCCGGACGAAGGCGTCGCCGACCCACTTCAGCGGGGCAACCAGCTCGCCGAAGCCCAGGCCGGCCGCCACGCCGAGGAGCAGGCCGAGCAGAACCTGATTTGCCAGGCCGATCCGGGGCTTCTTGCCGGCTTCTGGGGTCAAGCCCCCTGTTCCTTTCCGGCGCTCTTGTACGGAGTCACCCTCCTTCGGGCCAAACCCGACGGAGGGTCGAAGCGCCTTGCCTTTGCGCGCCAGGCGTGTCGCTTTGTAATCGTCGGTCGCATCCTTCGAGACAGCGGTTCGGCCGGTTTGCGCTGCGGCCCCGGGCCGGCTATCTCAGACGGTCAGCACGATCACCGGGCCCAGGAGCGTCAGCAACACGTTGCCGACGGCATAGGGCACGGTGTAGCCGAGAACCGGCGTCTCGCTTTCGGCTTCGGCTACGATGGCATTGAGGCCCGCGGTGCAGGTGAAGGCCCCCGCCAGGGCCCCGCAGATGACGACCGGATTCATCTTCAGGACGTATTTCGCGAAGTACATGGAGATGACGATCGGCAGCAGCACCACCACGATTGCCAGGGCCGGCAGCAGGACACCCTGTTCCTTCAGCAGGTTGAGAGCCTCCGGTCCGACCGAGAGTCCGACGCTGGCGACGAAGACCGCGAGGCCGAAGTCCCTCAGGTGCACGGCGGTCGGCGTCGGCAGGCTGCCGAAGGTCGGATGCTTGGAGCGCAGCCAGCCGAAAAGCAGACCGGAGATGAGGCAGCCCCCGCCGGTGTGCAGGGCGACCGGCGTGCCGGCAACCGGCACGGTGATCAGGCCGATCAGGATGCCGGCAATGACGCCCAGCCCGAGGTAGACGTAGTCGACACGATCGCTGCGGTCTATCGGGTAGCCGATCGCCTTGACCACGGCCTCGATGCTGCCGGGCAGCCCGACGAAGGTCGCCACGTCACCGGCCTCGAACCGGGTCCGCGGCCTCAGCTCGAGCGCGTGCCCGACCCGGGTAAGCTTGGCGAGGTAGACGCCGTGGCGCATCTCAAGCGGCACCAGCGATCTCACCTGGCTCAGGGTCGCGCCCACGAGCTTGCGGTTGGTCACCACCACTTCGACGGTCTCGCCGACGACGCTGATGCCCCGCACGTCGGCGCTCTCCTCGCCGAGGACGGCGCCGGCCTCGATCACCGGCTCCAGGAGGCCGGCAAGTGCGACCCGGTCACCGCTCATGAAGGTGAGGCCGGGCTTGATTTCGCGCGGCCGCCCTCTGCGGATCAGCTGATGGACGTGCACGGTACCGTCGTAGGTCTTCTCGAGCTCCGCGACGGTCATGCCCTCGGCCTCGGGGCTGCTGATCTGGTAGACCCGGGCGACGACGTTCTTGATCCCCTCCTCCTGGCCGGGATCGAGGTCTTCGCCCACGTCGCCCAGTTCTTCCTCGTAGGCGTCGGCGGCCTCCTTCAAGTCGATGCCCAGCATGCGCGGCGCCACGACGCTGACGAAGAAGACGACCAGCGTGAAGCCGAAGAGATAGGTCACGGCATAGGTGACGCCGATGTTCGCCTGCAGCGTCTTTACCGTTGCGGCCTCCAGCCCCTGGCCTGTGAGCGCCTCGCTGGCCGTGCCGACCGACGCCGATTCGGTCGTCGCACCGGCCAGGAGCCCGGCCGCCGTGCCCTTGTCGAGGTCCAGGGCCTGGGCGAGCAGCCACACGGTCGCGAAGATCAGAACGCTGTTGAAGATCGAAAGGTGCACATGCCCGAGCGTGCTGCGCCCCAGGCTGCTGAAGAACTGGGGGCCGCTGACGTAGCCGAGCGAATAGATGAAGAGCGCAAAGGCGAGGGTCTTGACGACACCGGAGGTCTCGACGCCGATCTGACCGATCGCGATCGCGGCAAACAACGTCCCGACGGTTCCGCCGATCTGAACGCCCGCGATCTTCACGTTGCCGATGCCGTAGCCGATCGCGACGCAGAGGAAGAGCGCAATGAGCGGAGAGGACTCGAAGAGCGACTTAAGCAGGTCCATTTTGACCTTCCCAGCAGCTTGCCCCCAGCGGCTTGCCGAGGCGTTCACCAACGGCTTTCCCGACCACAAGTGGGGAAGGTGCCTGCCGCATGTCTGGCGATCTGCGCGCTAGACGAAAGGCCAGTCTGTCAAAGCTGCATCCGCTCCCCTTGCCACTACGTGCCAGCCGGCTCTGCGCGGGCCCGGCTCACGGTCAGGACAGGATCATCGCGAGGTAACCGCCGATCAGGGCGAGGACCGCGCCGATGGCGTAGGTCACCGGAAAGGTGGCCATGGGGATCGCGCTCCTTGATTCGTCGCAGATCGCGGTTAGGCCGGGTGTATTGTTGCGCGCGCCCGTCGTGGCGCCGGCCGAGACGACCGAGTTCAGCCGGAAGAGCCTGATGCCGATCCAAAAGCTCACGACGGGGGGGATCAGCGCGGCCAGGATCCCGATCAGGGCGATCCAGATCACGGTCGTGCCCTGGAAGGATTGCAGGATCTTGGGGCCGACGTTCGCCGCCAGCACGGCCACGAACAAGTTGAGTCCCATGTCCTGAAGCAAGCTGCGGGCGCCTTCGCTGACCGGTCCCCCAAGCTCCGGGTTGCGGCTGCGCAGATAGCTGACGAAGATCCCGGCGAGCAGGCAGCCGGCCGAGGTGCCGAGGGCGAAGGGGATCCCCCCGACGGTCACCGAGACGATGCCGACGAGGTAGCCGACCGCCATCGCGATCGCCAGGTACATCACCTCGGTGGTCGTCGTCTCCAGGATCGGGCGACCGCCGAGGATCTCGGCGGCGCGCTCTATGCACCATTCGGGCCCGACGATCCGCGCGACATCGCCGAACTCGACCACCGTCTGCGGTCCGACCGGCATCTGCTGGCCCTGACGGAACAGCGCCTTGAGCTGGAGCCCGAAGCCGACGAGTGCGTCGAGTTCCGCGACCGTCTTTCCGCTCGCTTCCTTCGAGCCGATGCGCAGGTCGGCGGCCTCCAGCCGGATGTCGCGGGCGAGGGGATCGTCCACCTCCGGGCCGAGGACCGCCTCTCCCTTCAGGATCAGGTCCTTGACGTCGGCGCGCACGGCGACGACGTCGCCCTTCCGGATGGTCGGGTTCTGCGCTGGCTCGATGACCGCGCCGTCCCGGACGACCCGCAGGACCGGGCCGTCGGGGTGTCGCTCGAACAATTGTTCGATGGTCTTGCCGGCGAAGGCCTCGCCCTCGACTCGGAAGGCGCGGATGTCGAGCGGCGAAAACCCCAGGGTGAGCGACCCTGCGGCGCCCGGCACCGGCTCAGTCGCGCCGCCGCTCATTTGCACCTCGGCCTGCTTCGCGTCCGCGACCGGATCGCGGCCGAAGATCGCGGGCAGGTAGCGGATCAGCACGATGGTCCCGATGCTCGATACGATGTAGCTGATCGCGTAGCCGGCGGCGATGTTGGCGCCGACCTGATCCGCCGACATTCCCTGTGGCGGGCTCCAGGAGCCGCTCTGCAGCGCCGAGGTCGCGACGCCGATGACCGCCGTGACGGTGTGGCTGCCGGCGATGACTCCGGCGGCGAAGCCGGGGTCGAGGCCGGCGACCCGAACCCCGCCGAAGGCGATGATCCAGTTCAGGATCCAGACGACGAGGGCGATGACCACCAAGGCCGGGCCGCCCGATCTCAGACCGGCGAAGAACTGCGGCCCGACCTTGAGCCCGAGGGCGTACATGAACAGCAGCATGAAGATCGTCGAGACCAGGCCCGGCATCGAATAGGTGATGTCGAAGCCGAGCTTGGCGGTCAGCGAGATCGCCGTGCCGACCAGGAGGGTGCCGGCGGTCGCGCCCAGGGAGATCCCCCCGACCTTCACCCGGCCGAGCGGATAGCCCAGGGCCAGGGCGAGCAGCAGGAAGACAAAAGGCTGCTTGTCGAGCAGCTCGAAGAAGCCCTGCAGGTCGCCGTGGGTCACCGGCTCGAAGATCTCGAGCGCCGCGCCGCCAAGCCGCTCGACCTCGGCCATAGCGGATCCGGCTTCCGGGGCGGGGAGCGTCGCGGTCTGCCCCAGCGCCTCGCCAGGGCTCAGGCCCGTGATCAGGAGTGAGGTCGCCATCAGAGCCGTCCCGAACCCAAGGGGCGATCTCGGACTTGCGCGCGTCACGACGCCGGCCCCCTGCTCGAAGGTCGGGCGCCTCACCACACCAAGGGCGCAACCAAACCTTTGAGCCAGGACACGAGCGAGCTCTCCAGGTCTGAGCTTTGCGCCTCCAGCTGCAGCGCCATCGTCCAGACCCGACCGACCAGCAGGAGCAACACGACATAGGCAAGGGCCAGGGCGACGTCGGCGCGCCGTCCGAAAGGCGAGCGCAGCAATGAGACGACTGGCCCCAGATAGGCGGCCAGAGCCCAGGCGACTCCGCCGAAGGCGTGCGTGACGTCCGAGGTCAGGGCGAAGAGTCGCGCCTGCTCCGGATCGGACAGTGCGACACGCTCGAACTCGGAGTGGAAGGCGCCGAAGAATCCGACCACCGTCTGCGCCAGGGCCAGATACATCAGGAGGTCGCCGGCCAGCAGCGACCAGTGGTTGCAGGTGCCGTCACGATCCATGGCGCAGGACGCGATGAAGCTGACCATCGCCATGATCGACAGCGCCATGCCGAGGAACAGGGCGGCGGCAGCCGACACGTAGAGATCTTTTCCGAGACCGGGTAGCTGGATGCCACCGTCCAGCGCCGGCAGCTCCTTGATCTGAAACGTGATGATTGCAAGGTTGAAGCCGAGGATCGTGAGGCGCGCGCGCATCACGTTGACCGCAATGCGGATCGGCTCGCGTAGCTCCGCCATTTTCACCACCTCCAAATGCCTGCGCGGACCGCACCGTCGATCAACGGCGCGGTCCGCGCATCGACGCCCCCCTTCGCGGCGCTACGAGAGGATCATGGCCACGTAACCGCCGATCAGGGCCAGGACCGTGGTGATGGCATAGGTCAGCGGATAGGGCACCGCCGCCGCCGCACTCTTCGACTCCTCACAGATGGCGTTCAAGCCCGGCGTCGAATTGCGCGCGCCCGTCGTGGCGCCGGCCGAGACCACCGAGTTCAGCTTGAAGATCTTGTAGCCGATGAAGAAGGAGATGAAGGGCGGCACCAGGGCGGCAAGGACGCCGATCAGGGCGACCCAGATCACGGTCGTGCCCTGGAAGGACTGCAGGATCTTCGGGCCGACGTTCGCCGCCAGCACGGCCACGAACATGTTGAGCCCGATGTCCTGCAGGAAGCTGCGTGCTCCCTCGCTCACCGGACCCCCGAGTTCCGGGTTGCGGCTGCGGAAGTAGCTGACGAAGATTCCGGCGAGCAGGCAGCCGGCCGAGGTGCCGAGGGCGAAGGGGATCCCGCCCACGGTTACCGAGACGATGCCGACGAGATAGCCGATCACCATCGCGATCGCCAGGTACATGACCTCGGTGGTCATCGTCTCCAGGATCGGACGGCCGCCGACGATCTTGGCCGCGCGCTGGATGCACCACTCGGGACCCACGATGCGCGCGACGTCGCCGAACTCGACCACGGTCTGCGGTCCGACCGGCAGCTGCTGGCCCTGACGGAACAGGGCCTTGAGCTGCAGCCCGAAGCCGACGACCTTGTGGAGTTCTTCCACGGTCTTTCCGCTGGCTTCCTTCGAGCCGATGCGCAGGTCGGCGGCCTCGAGCTGGATGTCGCGCGCGGTGGGATCGTCGACCTCGGGGCCGACGACCACATGCCCCTTGTGGATCATGTCGTCGACGTCGGCGCGCACGGCGACGACGTCGCCCTTCCGGATGGTCGGGTTTTCTGCCGGCTCAATGACCTGGCCGTCGCGCACGATGCGCAGGACCGGTGCCTCAGGATGTTCCGCGAAGAGGTCCTCGATGGTCTTGCCGACGAAATCCTCCTGTTCCACCCGAAAGGCGCGGATGTCGAGCGGCGAGAACCCCAGGGTGAGCGATCCGGCGGCGCCCGGCACCGGCTCGGTCGCGCCGCCGCTCATCTCCGCCTCGGCCGCTTTCGCGTCTGCGACCGCGTCGCGGCCGAACATCGCCGGCAGATACCGGATCAGCAGGATGATGCCGATGCTCGACAGGACGTAGCTGATCGCATAGCCGGCGGCGATGTTCGCACCGACCTGGTCTGCCGACATCCCATCCGGCGGGGTATAAGCACCGCTCTGCAAAGCCGAGGTCGCGACACCGATGATCGCGGTGATGGTGTAGCTCCCGGAGATGATGCCCGGGGCGAAGCCGGGATCGAGACCGACCAGCTTGACGCCGCCGAAGGCGATGATCCAGTTGAGCGTCACGACGGTGAGGCCGATCAAGATAAAGGCCAAGCCGCCCGACTTCAGGCCGGCGAAGAACTGTGGCCCGACTCTCAGCCCGAGGGCGTACATGAAGAGCAGTAGGAAGATCGTCGAGACCAGGCCGGGGATCGAGTAGGTGATGTCGAACATCACCTTTGCCGTCAGCGAGATCAGCACGCCGACCAGGAGCGTCCCGGCGGTCGCCCCCAGGGATATCATCCCGAACTTCACCCGGCCGAGCGGGTAGCCGAGGGCCAGGGCGAGCAGCAGGAAGATGAAGGGCTGCTTATCGAGCAGCTCGAAGAAGCCGTGTAGGCCACCTTCGACCACCGGCTCGAAGATCTCGAGCGCCGCGCCGCCGACCCGCTCGACCACATCCAGCACTTCCTCGGATTCCGTGGCGCCGGTCGTCTCCGTCTGCGCCGCGGCCTCTTCCGCTGGCACGTTCGTAGCCTGCGCGAGCAGGACAGGCGGCGCGCCCGCGGTGGCGAGCTCGATCTCGCGGTCCGTGCCCAGTGGCCTGCTGTAGGGCGAAGCGAGGCGCTGCGATGCTTCCTCGAACAGGCTGCCGGATTCCCCGCGGGCCTCCGGTACCGCAAACACTGCGACGCCGATCGTGAGCACGGCGAGCGCAAGGATTTGCACCCTTTGCCCGATTGGCTGATTCGCGGT encodes:
- a CDS encoding pyridoxamine 5'-phosphate oxidase family protein; amino-acid sequence: MEPIKSSPDTDRPEAPRVRPAPPFYDDLDASLLEAWRLLRRGVKDRRSPFHTPALATRRDDGFPAVRTVVLRAVDVMQHRLRFHTDARSAKFREISADPRVAVHFYDPSKKVQLRADGRATLHRDDELADTAWRATRLFSRACYRVAEMPGTVVANPQASSSAGDADDPDAGRENFAAISVSIDGLEWLYLAARGHRRARFSWTDGEVEGAWLIP
- a CDS encoding superoxide dismutase, encoding MTFSLPDLPYAGDALEPYISANTLSYHHGKHHAAYVDKLNALLAGSPLADRTLEEVIVEVKDDPEQAAIFNNAAQAWNHAFYWNCMTPNGGGRPGGEVGERIARDFHSFESFRSEFAAAASGQFGSGWAWLVFERGQLRITATSNALTPVAQGQHALLTCDVWEHAYYLDYQNRRGDYVEMFLEKLVNWQFVEQQLTAAESRATAA
- a CDS encoding cation:dicarboxylase symporter family transporter; the protein is MTPEAGKKPRIGLANQVLLGLLLGVAAGLGFGELVAPLKWVGDAFVRLLQVTVVPYIVVALITGLGRLSYEEVKELALRGGSVLLLLWGIGIVLVVLSPLSFPDWPSRSFFQKSSIESETAPDFLQLYIPANPFFSLANTIVPAVVVFSILIGLAMIGVQRKETILEPLSALAETLMRVTGFVAKLAPLGVFALIASAAGTMSFEDLARLQVYVVVLLSMALVLGLWVLPALVASVTPLRYGTVVRELHTPMITAFATGSVLVVLPLMAAACKRLIAESASEAGASEDDEDVESTVDVLIPTFYSFPTTGAILSLSFVLFAGWYIGLPVSAEQYPEVILAGIAGLFGGAILAIPLVLELAELPLDLFQVFLSINVIGGRIAIFLSAMHYASIALIGTFALRGITRIRPWPLLRVATLGGFLIAATLIGVRAFYTHVVVVPYTKDDVLKGLNLLRRPQPAVVYRDAPVASAEDAGPRSYAQIVESGRLRACYLPGNYPLSYFNAEGELVGFDIELAHRFAERLRLSLEFRPLAQLEDGPQRLDTGYCDAVFNSMPLELRDRESVVDTIPFEMATAAFLVPDHRREDFATWQAIRDQGEVLIATSPFHELPRGISTRLPEARIVRLSSPEAQARYFESDEAAADAFLDTAEQGAAWTILYPEFTAVIPRPVIRVPVVYIVAEDSRLLLRNLNAWLMIEKQSGGIAEVYNYWIQGETKQAEPPRWSVIRNLLGWVD
- the aspT gene encoding aspartate-alanine antiporter; this encodes MDLLKSLFESSPLIALFLCVAIGYGIGNVKIAGVQIGGTVGTLFAAIAIGQIGVETSGVVKTLAFALFIYSLGYVSGPQFFSSLGRSTLGHVHLSIFNSVLIFATVWLLAQALDLDKGTAAGLLAGATTESASVGTASEALTGQGLEAATVKTLQANIGVTYAVTYLFGFTLVVFFVSVVAPRMLGIDLKEAADAYEEELGDVGEDLDPGQEEGIKNVVARVYQISSPEAEGMTVAELEKTYDGTVHVHQLIRRGRPREIKPGLTFMSGDRVALAGLLEPVIEAGAVLGEESADVRGISVVGETVEVVVTNRKLVGATLSQVRSLVPLEMRHGVYLAKLTRVGHALELRPRTRFEAGDVATFVGLPGSIEAVVKAIGYPIDRSDRVDYVYLGLGVIAGILIGLITVPVAGTPVALHTGGGCLISGLLFGWLRSKHPTFGSLPTPTAVHLRDFGLAVFVASVGLSVGPEALNLLKEQGVLLPALAIVVVLLPIVISMYFAKYVLKMNPVVICGALAGAFTCTAGLNAIVAEAESETPVLGYTVPYAVGNVLLTLLGPVIVLTV